In the Candidatus Cloacimonas acidaminovorans str. Evry genome, one interval contains:
- a CDS encoding tetratricopeptide repeat protein, producing MLFTRYKIILLLLIVIILSGCEINRLRSAEELYQKNLYAAAIVELDDLIANAENRAIATRAEIVRSNCYSALAEAAVEKKNWPLAIRFFKLANSDSANLRLAEIYRDLAMEAEKEGNRIVSKSYLDAIIREVPESPLIPEVLYRRIGYFLDVKADNESAWNDYMRLFDNYPNSPYEILARNYVMRFIPGKLKYAEVLTEQGYYADALKELFEISKYPVVDMNQVNKLISDVYEKQAEELLSQQDYIEADRLFRIAMQYYPQKKESIIHRLESITNLFIQKGNSLLEAGDFQGALVHYRKTFEIIPDYPPALEAIDRLFTIQENIRKAADLYKQGEQLEATGKLNEALQAYNSAYALDPKPEYKQKANLVQNMIEANKNPAAFARKIITEYKGGLLTNRIQNQKKELLKRYKEYEIQDSGWKLMLSTGQYKYEARYDLLTPNETYLYVWQINLRDRSIIPLNKLSEALMQ from the coding sequence ATGTTGTTTACCAGATATAAAATAATTCTCCTGCTACTTATAGTAATAATTCTTAGCGGCTGCGAAATTAACCGCTTAAGAAGTGCGGAAGAGTTATACCAGAAAAATCTTTACGCAGCAGCAATTGTGGAATTGGATGATTTGATTGCTAATGCTGAAAATAGAGCTATTGCCACCCGGGCTGAAATAGTGCGTTCCAATTGTTATTCTGCCTTAGCGGAAGCAGCTGTAGAGAAAAAGAACTGGCCCCTGGCAATTCGTTTTTTCAAGCTGGCAAATTCGGATTCCGCCAATTTGCGTCTGGCAGAAATTTATCGTGACCTTGCTATGGAAGCGGAAAAAGAAGGTAACCGGATAGTAAGCAAGAGCTATCTGGATGCTATAATTAGAGAGGTTCCGGAAAGTCCTTTAATTCCTGAAGTGCTTTATCGCAGAATTGGATATTTTTTAGATGTGAAGGCAGATAATGAATCAGCTTGGAATGATTATATGCGCCTTTTTGATAACTATCCCAATAGTCCTTATGAAATTCTGGCACGAAATTATGTAATGCGTTTTATACCGGGAAAATTGAAATATGCTGAGGTCTTAACAGAACAGGGCTACTATGCCGATGCCTTAAAAGAGCTATTTGAAATTTCCAAATATCCGGTTGTAGATATGAACCAGGTGAATAAACTGATTTCGGATGTTTATGAGAAACAGGCAGAAGAACTGCTTAGCCAACAGGATTATATAGAAGCAGACCGTTTGTTTAGAATTGCAATGCAATATTATCCCCAGAAAAAGGAGAGCATTATTCATCGCCTGGAATCCATCACTAATCTCTTTATCCAAAAAGGAAACAGTTTACTGGAAGCAGGTGATTTTCAAGGTGCTTTAGTGCATTATCGTAAGACCTTTGAAATTATTCCCGATTATCCTCCTGCCCTGGAGGCAATAGACCGTTTATTTACAATTCAGGAAAATATCCGCAAAGCCGCTGATCTTTATAAACAGGGTGAACAACTGGAAGCAACGGGTAAACTGAATGAAGCATTGCAGGCATATAATTCTGCCTATGCTTTAGACCCCAAACCGGAATATAAACAAAAGGCAAATTTAGTTCAGAATATGATTGAGGCAAACAAGAATCCTGCTGCTTTTGCCCGTAAAATTATTACTGAATACAAAGGTGGATTATTAACTAACCGTATACAAAATCAAAAGAAGGAATTGCTGAAACGCTATAAGGAATACGAAATTCAAGATAGTGGATGGAAATTGATGCTTTCTACAGGACAATATAAATATGAGGCACGCTACGATTTGCTTACCCCTAATGAGACCTATTTGTATGTGTGGCAAATAAATCTAAGAGATAGAAGTATTATACCTTTAAACAAGCTTTCTGAGGCATTGATGCAATGA
- a CDS encoding MBL fold metallo-hydrolase, with amino-acid sequence MELTILGSGPGLPQLDKHLSSILIRKENNLILADCGDSCAHRLLEHKVAAEELDAIFITHYHPDHLDGLFMVLQMLYLQNRKRDLLLFLPERPASFLEILQLMYTYPQKFGFNLLIRDIEQAELYFDWIYAVPNDHLYRYASIISEYKLPNQMKSWSLCFTGKQGKFVYTSDIETTDCIMDTLKEAHTVLVDAGHPEAEQIIKLKYTAIKKIILTHGITPELENRKEELNPEVFEFAREDVVYQI; translated from the coding sequence ATGGAACTGACTATTTTAGGTTCGGGACCGGGTTTGCCACAACTTGATAAACATCTTTCCAGTATTCTTATTCGGAAAGAGAATAATTTAATTCTGGCTGATTGTGGAGATAGCTGTGCTCATCGTTTACTGGAGCATAAAGTTGCTGCCGAAGAGCTGGATGCCATTTTTATTACGCATTATCATCCCGATCACCTTGATGGTCTATTTATGGTTTTGCAAATGTTATACCTGCAAAATAGAAAGCGTGATCTTTTGCTATTTTTACCAGAGCGTCCTGCTTCCTTTCTGGAAATCTTACAATTGATGTATACCTACCCTCAGAAATTCGGTTTTAATTTGTTAATTCGGGATATAGAACAAGCGGAGCTATATTTTGATTGGATTTATGCCGTGCCCAATGATCATTTGTATCGGTATGCATCTATAATCAGTGAATATAAATTGCCCAATCAGATGAAATCCTGGTCACTTTGTTTTACCGGAAAACAGGGAAAATTTGTTTATACCAGTGATATAGAGACCACCGATTGCATTATGGATACATTAAAAGAGGCACATACCGTTTTAGTAGATGCGGGTCATCCTGAAGCGGAACAGATAATAAAACTGAAATATACTGCCATAAAGAAAATAATCCTCACCCATGGAATAACCCCGGAATTGGAAAACCGGAAAGAGGAACTGAATCCTGAGGTATTTGAATTCGCCAGGGAAGATGTTGTTTACCAGATATAA
- a CDS encoding MraY family glycosyltransferase has product MENRIYEYLSVFIMAWLFVYGLTPFIIRLASALNFVDKPEARKIHLKNIPLLGGLSVATGFVLLCIYDVLITPGRYLDKPMLGYLAGSIIIVLIGIIDDHKGMKPAVKLAGQIAVSLLFIGTNFTIGELGLMFGSIYLSLPIMLLWMVGLMNALNFLDNMDGIISGMAGILGLGFFAFALVNTTQANQEAMALMALIALSFAGSTFGFLPYNFNPARIFLGDAGSMFIGYFLSSMGILMARYAANRYNDRFFYLLPVLLLSYAIFDISLVSYTRRRDGRQVTQGGRDHSTHRMNTILGSVKITAIMIYTINVLIALTSIIIFRIGNRHLLIITTVIFAGFFLFIGRKLDKVPIVVPANQQKHKKE; this is encoded by the coding sequence ATGGAAAACCGGATTTATGAATACTTAAGTGTATTCATAATGGCGTGGCTATTTGTGTATGGTTTAACGCCTTTTATCATTCGTTTGGCAAGTGCTTTGAACTTCGTAGACAAGCCCGAAGCGCGTAAAATACACTTGAAAAACATCCCTCTTTTAGGAGGTTTGAGTGTAGCCACCGGTTTTGTATTGCTTTGCATTTATGATGTTTTAATTACTCCGGGTCGTTATTTGGACAAGCCGATGCTGGGTTATTTAGCCGGTTCTATAATAATTGTTTTAATAGGGATAATAGATGATCACAAGGGAATGAAACCAGCGGTAAAATTGGCAGGTCAGATAGCGGTAAGTTTACTATTTATAGGCACGAATTTTACCATCGGCGAATTGGGATTGATGTTTGGCAGCATATATCTTTCCTTGCCCATTATGTTACTTTGGATGGTAGGGCTGATGAATGCGCTGAATTTTTTGGATAATATGGATGGTATTATAAGTGGAATGGCAGGCATTTTGGGGCTGGGTTTTTTTGCTTTTGCTTTGGTCAATACGACGCAGGCAAATCAGGAAGCAATGGCTTTAATGGCTTTGATTGCTCTTAGTTTTGCGGGTTCTACTTTTGGTTTTCTGCCCTATAATTTTAATCCGGCGCGCATTTTTTTAGGTGATGCGGGCAGTATGTTTATCGGTTATTTTTTATCCTCAATGGGGATTTTGATGGCTCGTTATGCTGCTAATCGTTATAATGACAGGTTTTTCTATTTATTACCGGTGCTTTTGCTTTCTTATGCTATTTTTGATATTTCTTTGGTAAGTTACACCCGCAGAAGGGATGGAAGGCAAGTTACACAAGGTGGAAGAGATCATAGTACGCACAGGATGAATACTATTTTGGGCTCAGTTAAAATTACCGCCATTATGATTTATACCATCAATGTGCTGATAGCGTTAACCTCAATAATTATTTTCAGAATTGGCAATCGGCATTTACTGATTATAACGACTGTTATCTTTGCGGGATTCTTTTTATTTATTGGACGCAAGCTGGATAAAGTGCCAATTGTAGTTCCGGCAAACCAGCAAAAACACAAAAAGGAGTAA
- a CDS encoding T9SS type A sorting domain-containing protein, with product MKKVLIIIAIALSVLSIYAQTNTPRTLYVQARNSDNSAVAQTDQQYITFQATITSSPNTLTESSVGCGFTTLGGQTYLKIQLGNYTNQWQNGDIVTVNAQRSSDQATGSLNDIVLSGTGTIYWGRGTGYPGTPLIFTSLAPTTHIISGAITSQWDLSEVAISATDILPADITYAAGAYSVTVPDGWDGTVTPSKTGYIFEPASRTYTDVVADTPNQDFVMKTVVVPGVPANLSPNATTLTFTEPTAVTLTWDAVENAQGYRLIWNNGEIQDLPNVLSWTTPTALGAGTYTWKVCAYNNLATKKINTPVRVQMNGRSTSTANSPKADGGWAEASFIVEIETIPQNYDVTITSVPIGAAIYVDGSDSGAITPHTFTLAAGTGAVYTVVMDHFTWNPTEFVVTNISENMSCNFVGTPHYDIPDGVPTTPPGATVTVTITITGGNANYGSGVLPPWVNPSFVAVEQYFLSLIGTGPWTITFNTTAPWAAYFLGGIWHAVQNTGVTITFTIDGAKDVPNLPVVLGNEDPTLPVELSYFAATLTAENFVNIAWTTQTETNMNGFNIYRNDGSDNLASAIQIAYIPATNTSTTQNYKHIDKEVEFGHTYYYWLECVEMNNHSTFNGPSPIYVNGTTPPILPEYTKMYNAYPNPFRAGSGTTIAVEVKKGDSGTVTIYNILGQVVKTFSLTEGNNNLNWNGRDSKGNLCGNGIYFYKLSTNSLNQTKKMVIVK from the coding sequence ATGAAAAAGGTATTAATAATAATTGCAATTGCTCTCTCAGTTCTCTCAATATATGCACAAACAAATACACCTCGAACCTTATATGTTCAAGCAAGAAATTCAGATAATTCAGCAGTTGCTCAAACTGATCAACAATATATTACATTTCAAGCAACAATAACTAGCAGTCCTAACACATTAACTGAATCAAGTGTCGGGTGCGGTTTTACTACTCTTGGTGGTCAAACATACTTAAAAATTCAATTAGGTAATTATACTAACCAATGGCAAAATGGAGATATTGTAACAGTTAATGCGCAGAGATCAAGTGATCAGGCAACTGGATCTTTAAATGATATAGTGTTATCTGGTACTGGTACAATATATTGGGGAAGAGGAACAGGATATCCAGGAACTCCTTTAATTTTTACTTCACTCGCTCCTACCACTCACATCATTTCCGGTGCGATAACCAGTCAATGGGATTTAAGTGAAGTAGCTATCAGTGCAACTGATATTCTACCCGCAGATATCACTTATGCTGCCGGTGCTTATTCTGTAACGGTTCCGGATGGATGGGATGGCACTGTTACTCCTTCTAAAACAGGATATATTTTTGAGCCAGCATCCAGAACTTATACAGATGTAGTTGCAGATACTCCTAATCAAGATTTCGTAATGAAAACAGTTGTAGTTCCAGGAGTACCAGCTAACCTATCCCCAAACGCCACAACCCTAACCTTCACTGAACCAACAGCAGTAACTTTAACTTGGGATGCAGTTGAAAATGCACAGGGGTATAGGTTAATCTGGAATAATGGAGAAATTCAAGATTTGCCTAATGTTCTTTCTTGGACAACTCCTACAGCTTTAGGAGCTGGAACATATACCTGGAAAGTTTGTGCCTACAATAATTTAGCAACCAAAAAAATCAATACTCCAGTGCGGGTTCAAATGAATGGTCGTAGCACTTCCACGGCAAATAGTCCCAAAGCAGATGGTGGTTGGGCTGAAGCCAGTTTTATAGTTGAAATAGAAACAATTCCTCAAAACTACGATGTGACAATCACATCAGTTCCTATTGGAGCTGCAATATATGTTGATGGATCAGATAGTGGTGCAATTACTCCTCATACATTTACTTTGGCAGCGGGAACAGGTGCAGTTTACACTGTCGTGATGGATCATTTTACTTGGAACCCAACAGAATTTGTAGTAACGAATATTTCAGAAAATATGAGTTGCAATTTTGTGGGAACACCTCATTATGATATTCCTGATGGAGTTCCTACTACCCCTCCAGGAGCTACCGTAACTGTTACAATTACAATTACCGGTGGAAATGCCAATTATGGTAGTGGAGTTCTTCCTCCCTGGGTTAATCCTTCGTTTGTAGCTGTGGAACAGTATTTCCTGAGTTTGATCGGTACCGGACCTTGGACAATCACCTTCAATACTACAGCTCCTTGGGCTGCCTATTTCTTAGGTGGAATTTGGCATGCAGTGCAAAATACTGGTGTAACCATAACCTTTACAATAGATGGAGCCAAAGATGTTCCAAATTTACCTGTAGTTTTAGGTAATGAGGATCCTACTTTGCCGGTGGAATTGAGTTATTTTGCGGCAACGCTCACAGCAGAGAATTTTGTGAATATTGCCTGGACAACTCAAACCGAAACCAATATGAATGGCTTTAATATTTATAGGAATGATGGTTCCGATAATCTTGCCAGTGCAATTCAAATTGCCTATATTCCTGCCACTAATACCAGCACCACTCAAAACTACAAACATATTGATAAAGAAGTAGAATTTGGTCATACTTATTACTACTGGCTGGAATGTGTAGAAATGAATAATCACAGCACTTTTAACGGACCTTCTCCAATTTATGTAAATGGAACAACACCTCCTATTCTTCCGGAATATACTAAAATGTATAATGCCTATCCCAATCCTTTCAGAGCCGGTAGCGGAACAACTATTGCCGTAGAAGTGAAAAAAGGTGACAGCGGAACTGTTACCATTTATAACATTCTTGGTCAAGTTGTGAAAACCTTCTCTCTAACTGAAGGAAATAATAATTTGAATTGGAATGGCCGCGACAGCAAAGGCAATCTTTGCGGAAACGGAATCTATTTCTACAAACTGAGTACGAATTCACTGAACCAGACAAAGAAGATGGTGATAGTGAAGTAA
- a CDS encoding transposase, whose protein sequence is MRTKMIHRSLNTYFHIVNHSIDSRKLFYDPGDYKTYLYLFKKELDYKVTVIAYCLMPNHFHFLLRQNAPEAISSLLERTHKRYARYYNKKYNFKGRIFRSPLHHIETPTENYLFNACAYIHANPVQAGLVGFPEEWEYSNFREYIRMRKGKLYSEQFLMDYIVNPEKYRLKVIDIARKKSMQRAFEKDSILF, encoded by the coding sequence ATGCGCACAAAAATGATTCATCGTTCCCTCAACACTTATTTCCATATCGTAAATCATTCCATTGATAGCAGAAAACTTTTTTATGACCCTGGTGATTATAAAACCTATCTTTACTTATTTAAAAAGGAATTGGACTATAAAGTAACTGTAATTGCCTATTGCCTTATGCCCAATCATTTTCATTTTCTTTTGCGTCAAAATGCACCTGAAGCAATTAGTTCATTACTGGAAAGAACTCACAAAAGATATGCACGCTATTACAATAAAAAATATAACTTCAAAGGAAGGATATTTCGCAGTCCCTTACATCATATTGAAACACCAACGGAAAATTATCTCTTCAATGCTTGTGCCTATATTCATGCCAATCCTGTTCAGGCAGGCTTAGTAGGTTTTCCAGAAGAATGGGAATATTCCAATTTCAGGGAATATATCAGGATGCGCAAAGGGAAATTATATTCAGAACAATTCTTGATGGATTATATCGTCAATCCGGAAAAATACAGATTGAAAGTTATTGATATAGCAAGAAAAAAGTCAATGCAAAGAGCATTTGAGAAGGATAGCATTTTGTTTTGA